The Acomys russatus chromosome 18, mAcoRus1.1, whole genome shotgun sequence genome includes a region encoding these proteins:
- the Pnma2 gene encoding paraneoplastic antigen Ma2, producing the protein MAVALLEEWCKILSVDEQKSLVVTGIAADCGEPEIQTALQEALTCVRSFRLLGKIFQKQDNTSAVLLELPEDTDMSVVPSEVQGKGGVWKVIFKTPNQDTEFVQRLKLFLEKEGQTIAGMFRALKHEGVSPATTPCMSPELLAHLVGQAMLHAPRPLLPVRYSKLKVFSGSTETAPDEEPFEVWLEQATEIAKEWPLPEAEKKKWVMETLRGPALDLMHIVQADDPSISAEGCLEAFKQVFGSLESRRSSQVRYLKTYQQEGEKISAYVLRLETLLRRAVDKRAIPRNIADQVRLEQVMAGAELSNVLWCRLRELKDQCPLPTFLELMKVIREEEEEEAYFEHESREEPGERQGYGRWDNSRNN; encoded by the coding sequence ATGGCAGTGGCGTTGTTGGAGGAGTGGTGCAAGATCCTGAGTGTGGATGAGCAGAAGTCCTTGGTGGTGACCGGCATAGCGGCGGACTGTGGTGAGCCGGAGATCCAGACGGCCCTGCAGGAGGCGCTGACGTGCGTGCGCAGCTTCCGGCTACTAGGCAAGATATTCCAGAAGCAAGACAACACCAGTGCTGTCTTACTAGAACTCCCGGAGGACACAGATATGTCTGTGGTCCCCAGTGAGGTACAGGGAAAAGGGGGTGTCTGGAAAGTGATCTTTAAGACCCCTAATCAGGACACTGAATTTGTCCAAAGATTGAAACTCTTTCTAGAAAAAGAAGGACAGACGATTGCAGGGATGTTCCGAGCCCTTAAGCATGAGGGAGTGTCTCCGGCTACCACACCTTGCATGTCCCCTGAGTTACTGGCCCACTTGGTGGGGCAGGCAATGCTTCATGCCCCAAGGCCTCTGCTGCCTGTGAGGTACTCTAAGCTCAAAGTATTCTCTGGAAGCACAGAAACTGCCCCAGACGAGGAGCCCTTCGAGGTCTGGTTGGAACAGGCCACTGAGATAGCCAAAGAGTGGCCCCTCCcggaggcagaaaagaaaaagtgggtgATGGAGACCCTCCGTGGCCCTGCCCTGGATCTTATGCACATAGTGCAGGCAGACGACCCTTCCATCAGCGCGGAAGGGTGTCTGGAGGCCTTTAAGCAGGTGTTTGGGAGCCTGGAGAGCCGTAGGAGCTCACAGGTAAGATACCTAAAGACCTATCAGCAAGAAGGGGAGAAAATCTCAGCCTACGTGCTACGGCTGGAAACTCTGCTCCGCAGAGCCGTAGACAAACGGGCCATCCCACGGAACATTGCTGACCAGGTACGCCTGGAGCAGGTCATGGCTGGGGCCGAGCTCAGCAATGTTCTGTGGTGCCGCCTCCGGGAGCTGAAGGATCAGTGCCCGCTACCTACCTTTTTGGAGCTGATGAAGGTCATacgggaggaagaggaagaagaggcttACTTTGAGCATGAGAGCAGGGAGGAGCCAGGGGAGAGGCAGGGCTATGGCCGCTGGGACAATTCAAGGAACAACTGA